Proteins co-encoded in one Wyeomyia smithii strain HCP4-BCI-WySm-NY-G18 unplaced genomic scaffold, ASM2978416v1 HiC_scaffold_70, whole genome shotgun sequence genomic window:
- the LOC129733788 gene encoding headcase protein-like — MAPRRGTVGPGTTGLDLFGALGDSDHGFESSQSADGSGSEGAHMTRCCVPTGDCLKSSPVDYGAINLEDLRDCVRVICNNENCSFGQYMHRECFDHWEESVLNYLKSIGRARSWSEKQRQQNLWTKKGYDLVFKACTCRCGRGHLRKDLDWIPPASLFSSTRLDEDSSKKKKKKNRQNQKPSLAISTSPGSHSSSSSNSPNSHGPNHQSPSPAALLNPLKLVDHFATSLLLNTAGVGGPLQQQQQQQHQQHPQQTMGRNRTNSLSSSSNGSSTPPASSVASTTSGAGSDCQSISPVHSGLGAGGPSVAATAAALAKMPLTPKTKVEIYSERV, encoded by the coding sequence ATGGCACCTCGACGGGGAACCGTGGGTCCAGGCACGACTGGCCTGGACCTGTTCGGGGCTCTCGGTGATTCGGATCATGGTTTCGAGAGTTCCCAGTCGGCCGATGGGTCTGGCAGTGAGGGAGCTCACATGACCCGCTGTTGCGTTCCTACCGGGGACTGTCTGAAAAGCTCACCCGTGGACTACGGAGCAATCAATCTAGAAGATCTCCGCGATTGCGTTCGGGTGATTTGTAACAATGAAAACTGCTCGTTCGGTCAGTATATGCATCGGGAGTGCTTCGATCACTGGGAGGAAAGTGTGCTGAACTATCTAAAGTCGATAGGCCGGGCCCGGTCCTGGTCGGAAAAGCAGCGACAGCAGAATCTGTGGACCAAGAAAGGGTACGATTTGGTATTCAAAGCTTGCACCTGCCGATGCGGTCGCGGTCATCTCCGCAAGGATCTGGACTGGATCCCACCCGCATCGCTGTTCAGCTCGACTCGGTTGGACGAAGATTCCagcaaaaagaagaagaaaaagaatcgCCAGAACCAGAAGCCCAGCCTAGCGATCTCAACTAGCCCCGGCAGCCACTCGAGCAGTTCATCCAACAGTCCCAATTCGCACGGTCCCAACCATCAGTCGCCCTCGCCGGCCGCACTGTTAAATCCGCTAAAATTGGTAGACCATTTCGCTACCTCATTGCTTCTGAATACGGCCGGCGTCGGGGGTCCactgcagcaacaacaacaacaacagcaccaGCAGCACCCGCAGCAGACAATGGGACGCAACAGGACCAACAGTTTGTCCTCGTCCAGCAACGGCTCGAGCACACCGCCGGCCAGTTCGGTGGCGTCCACAACGTCCGGAGCCGGCAGCGACTGCCAGAGCATTTCACCGGTCCACAGTGGACTCGGTGCCGGTGGTCCGTCGGTGGCTGCCACGGCTGCGGCCCTCGCCAAGATGCCGCTGACGCCGAAAACGAAGGTGGAAATCTACTCCGAGCGAGTCAG